One Methanocaldococcus infernus ME DNA segment encodes these proteins:
- a CDS encoding class I SAM-dependent rRNA methyltransferase — protein sequence MKLYVDFGGYSAIEKGNLIIPRENILNKEDFDKIEVGEVVDIYSKRGKFLGRGFKNPAEVRIMTLRKEELDENYFREKIVNANNYRLELGFKDTYRMVYTQSDWLNGLVIDKFNELSTIQIFNYGIEKYRDVIVETLESLGIDTIYEKSTGRNRKRAKLPEVEGYLLGNKKETIIREGEAKFIVRIDGQKTGFFLDQRENRLELEKFIKPGDRVLDVFCYTGGFSVHAAIRGAYVTGIDLSKKALSVAEQNMEINNIPKDRYEFIEGNAFEILTDLADRGEKYDVVILDPPAFAQSKKYLKNAIRGYHALNRLGAKLAKRMLVTCSCSQPIEPDAFKALVIDACLKARKWAKIIKIGSQAPDHPITSKGTEYLKCLFLGVEEI from the coding sequence TTGAAATTATATGTTGATTTTGGAGGCTACTCAGCAATAGAAAAAGGAAATTTAATAATTCCAAGGGAAAATATATTAAATAAAGAAGACTTTGACAAAATTGAAGTTGGGGAAGTTGTAGATATTTACTCAAAGAGAGGAAAATTTTTAGGGAGAGGGTTTAAGAATCCTGCTGAAGTTAGGATAATGACTCTAAGGAAAGAGGAGTTAGATGAAAATTATTTTAGAGAGAAAATAGTAAATGCTAATAATTATAGGTTAGAGCTTGGCTTTAAAGACACTTATAGGATGGTTTATACTCAATCAGATTGGCTGAATGGCTTGGTTATAGATAAGTTTAATGAACTCTCAACTATCCAAATATTTAACTATGGAATTGAGAAGTATAGAGATGTAATTGTAGAAACCTTAGAAAGCTTAGGAATAGATACTATCTATGAGAAGAGTACAGGAAGAAATAGAAAGAGGGCTAAGCTTCCAGAGGTTGAAGGTTATCTATTGGGAAATAAAAAAGAAACCATCATTAGGGAAGGAGAGGCTAAATTTATAGTAAGAATTGATGGGCAAAAAACAGGCTTCTTCTTAGACCAGAGAGAGAATAGATTAGAGTTAGAGAAATTCATTAAGCCAGGAGATAGGGTTTTAGATGTCTTCTGCTACACCGGCGGATTCTCTGTCCATGCAGCTATAAGAGGAGCTTACGTTACTGGAATAGATCTGTCTAAGAAAGCTCTAAGCGTAGCTGAGCAAAATATGGAAATTAATAATATCCCTAAGGATAGATATGAATTTATTGAAGGAAATGCCTTTGAGATCTTAACAGATCTTGCCGATAGAGGAGAGAAGTATGATGTTGTTATCTTAGATCCTCCAGCATTTGCTCAATCAAAGAAATACTTAAAAAATGCTATAAGAGGTTATCATGCTCTAAATAGATTAGGGGCTAAGTTGGCTAAAAGAATGTTAGTTACTTGCTCTTGTTCACAACCAATAGAGCCAGATGCTTTTAAAGCCTTGGTTATTGATGCCTGCTTAAAGGCAAGAAAGTGGGCTAAGATTATTAAAATTGGCTCACAAGCTCCAGATCATCCAATAACATCAAAGGGAACAGAGTATTTAAAATGTCTATTTTTAGGTGTTGAGGAGATATAG
- the ilvE gene encoding branched-chain-amino-acid transaminase — MKIYLNGKFVPKEEAKVSVFDHGLLYGDGVFEGIRAYDGNVFMLKEHIDRLYDSAKSICLDIPLTKEEMIDVVLETLRVNNLKDAYIRLVVTRGEGDLGLDPRKCKEPSIICIAIPMPPLLGEEGIRAITVSVRRPPIDVLNPAVKSLNYLNSVLAKILANYANVDEALLLDKEGYVVEGTGDNIFVVKNGVLKTSPPYLSILKGITRDVVIKLAKEEGIEVREEPITLHDLYTADELFITGTAAEIVPIFEIDGRIINNKKVGEITKRLRERFKEIRTKWGIKI, encoded by the coding sequence GTGAAGATCTATTTAAATGGAAAATTTGTTCCCAAGGAAGAGGCTAAGGTTTCAGTTTTTGACCATGGTTTACTCTATGGAGATGGAGTTTTTGAGGGAATAAGGGCTTATGATGGAAATGTGTTCATGCTGAAAGAGCATATTGATAGGTTATATGACTCAGCAAAATCCATCTGTTTAGATATTCCTCTCACAAAGGAGGAAATGATAGATGTGGTTTTAGAAACACTTAGGGTTAACAATTTAAAAGATGCTTATATAAGGCTTGTAGTTACAAGAGGGGAAGGAGACTTAGGCTTAGACCCAAGGAAGTGTAAGGAGCCAAGTATTATATGTATAGCCATCCCTATGCCTCCTCTCTTGGGAGAGGAAGGGATTAGGGCTATAACCGTCTCTGTAAGAAGGCCTCCAATAGATGTTTTAAATCCAGCTGTTAAATCTCTAAATTACTTAAATAGTGTCTTAGCCAAAATTTTGGCTAACTATGCAAATGTTGATGAAGCTCTCCTTTTAGATAAAGAGGGTTATGTTGTTGAGGGTACTGGAGACAATATCTTTGTTGTCAAAAATGGGGTTTTAAAAACTTCTCCACCATACTTAAGTATATTGAAGGGGATAACAAGAGATGTTGTTATAAAGTTGGCTAAAGAGGAAGGAATAGAGGTTAGGGAAGAGCCAATAACTTTACATGATCTATATACTGCTGATGAACTCTTTATCACTGGAACAGCTGCTGAGATAGTTCCAATCTTTGAAATAGATGGAAGAATTATAAATAATAAAAAAGTTGGAGAGATAACAAAGAGGTTAAGGGAGAGATTTAAAGAGATTAGAACCAAATGGGGAATAAAAATATAA
- the larB gene encoding nickel pincer cofactor biosynthesis protein LarB, translating into MGKDLREILLKFKNGEISLEDAERLVKLNYFEEIEEEIKLDVNRRLRTGIPEVVYGKGKGEKQIVEATLKLAERNGVALATKIENIKRVERKLKEYNLNNYIVKINRVGKTLSIRKKDYKIKKFGCVGIITAGTSDIPIAEEAIETLNLMGINYIKAYDVGIAGVHRLFPYLKRMLSSKVSCIIAIAGMEGALPSLVSSLVDVPVIGVPTSTGYGIKITPLLTMLHSCSPGLAIVNIDNGFGAAVFAGLIVKNLLREVHD; encoded by the coding sequence ATGGGAAAAGATCTAAGGGAAATTTTATTAAAATTTAAAAATGGAGAGATTAGTTTAGAAGATGCTGAGAGGCTGGTTAAGCTTAACTATTTTGAAGAAATTGAGGAAGAAATTAAATTAGATGTAAATAGAAGGTTAAGAACTGGCATTCCTGAAGTGGTTTATGGAAAGGGAAAGGGTGAGAAACAAATAGTAGAAGCTACTCTAAAATTGGCTGAGAGGAATGGAGTGGCGTTGGCAACTAAGATAGAGAATATAAAAAGAGTTGAGAGAAAGCTAAAAGAATATAACTTAAATAACTATATTGTAAAAATTAACAGAGTTGGAAAAACTTTATCAATAAGAAAGAAAGATTATAAAATAAAAAAATTTGGCTGTGTTGGGATTATAACAGCTGGAACCTCAGACATACCAATAGCTGAAGAAGCCATAGAAACCTTAAATTTGATGGGAATTAACTATATAAAAGCTTATGATGTAGGCATAGCAGGAGTTCATAGACTCTTCCCCTACTTAAAGAGAATGTTAAGCTCTAAAGTTTCTTGTATCATAGCCATAGCTGGAATGGAAGGAGCTCTTCCTTCTTTAGTGTCTTCTCTTGTTGATGTCCCAGTTATTGGAGTGCCAACCTCTACAGGTTATGGGATAAAGATAACTCCTCTACTCACTATGCTTCACTCCTGTTCTCCAGGGTTAGCTATTGTTAATATAGATAATGGCTTTGGAGCTGCAGTATTTGCAGGATTGATAGTTAAAAATCTTCTGAGGGAAGTTCATGATTAA
- a CDS encoding transcriptional regulator, whose protein sequence is MRYILISECMELLMKNNFEVSKPVNRACFDILAKRDDIRLVLKILKNIDSFSKEQSSELKMLSKAIRAVPLIIGARTRNAPMEDGVVYDRYNIKAVTFETFKDFLEGSPPIVYANRGGFFVKIDGETLKRVREEKKISVGELAEAVGVSRKTIYKYENYSANPSVDIAIKIEEYLDAPLVRGIDLFEPIDEDIEVNKEIDGLKKEIINFLNQLGFKSFPLERAPFDAVADDKKEILLTNIDKEENIEVKKKVYFVREIAKLLEAYTLLVLEKKEREYKNVPVLSKKELEDMNNAMELINYIKSIINH, encoded by the coding sequence ATGAGATATATATTAATATCTGAATGTATGGAATTATTAATGAAGAATAACTTTGAAGTTTCTAAGCCTGTGAATAGAGCATGCTTTGACATCTTAGCTAAGAGGGATGATATTAGATTAGTATTAAAGATATTAAAGAATATTGATAGCTTTAGTAAAGAGCAATCTTCTGAGCTAAAGATGTTAAGTAAGGCAATTAGAGCAGTTCCTCTAATTATTGGGGCAAGAACAAGAAATGCCCCTATGGAAGATGGAGTTGTCTATGACAGATACAACATCAAAGCTGTAACCTTTGAAACCTTCAAAGATTTCTTAGAGGGTAGTCCTCCTATAGTTTATGCCAATAGAGGAGGGTTCTTTGTAAAGATTGATGGAGAAACCTTAAAGAGAGTTAGAGAGGAGAAAAAAATTTCAGTTGGTGAACTTGCAGAGGCTGTAGGTGTTTCAAGAAAAACCATCTATAAGTATGAAAATTACAGTGCTAACCCATCTGTTGATATAGCTATAAAAATAGAGGAATACTTAGATGCTCCATTAGTTAGAGGAATAGATCTATTTGAGCCAATAGATGAAGATATAGAGGTTAATAAAGAGATTGATGGTTTAAAGAAGGAGATAATAAATTTTTTAAATCAATTAGGATTTAAATCCTTTCCCTTAGAGAGGGCTCCATTTGATGCTGTAGCTGATGATAAGAAAGAGATACTATTAACAAACATAGACAAGGAGGAGAATATTGAAGTAAAGAAAAAGGTTTACTTTGTAAGGGAGATAGCTAAGTTGTTAGAGGCTTACACTTTATTGGTGTTGGAAAAGAAAGAGAGAGAATATAAGAATGTCCCAGTTTTAAGTAAAAAGGAGTTAGAGGATATGAATAATGCTATGGAGCTAATTAACTATATTAAATCTATAATAAATCACTAA
- a CDS encoding adenylosuccinate synthetase — protein sequence MTCSIIVGGQWGDEGKGKIISYICMKDKPSVIARGGVGPNAGHTVKVKGKSYGIRMVPTGFPHLDAKLAIGAGVLVDPEVLLKEIEMLKEFKVGERLVVDYRAGIIEEKHKEMDRKDEHLAKEIGTTGSGCGPANVDRVLRILKQAKDIKELEDYLGDVSELINDTLDRGEDVLIEGTQGTFLSLYYGTYPYVTSKDTTASTFAADVGIGPTRVDDVIVVFKSFPTRVGSGPFPTEMPLEEAERLGIVEYGTVTGRRRRVGYFDFEMAKKACRLNGATQIALTGLDKYDKECYGVKEFGKLTRRAKEFIEKIEEVTKVPVTIISTGPEIEQTIDLRKEI from the coding sequence TTGACATGCTCCATTATAGTTGGAGGACAGTGGGGAGATGAAGGGAAAGGGAAAATAATTAGTTATATCTGTATGAAAGATAAGCCATCAGTTATAGCCAGAGGTGGAGTAGGCCCAAATGCTGGGCATACAGTTAAGGTTAAGGGTAAAAGCTATGGAATTAGAATGGTTCCTACAGGTTTTCCACACTTAGATGCTAAGCTTGCTATAGGTGCTGGAGTTTTAGTAGACCCAGAGGTTCTTTTAAAAGAGATTGAGATGTTGAAAGAGTTTAAGGTTGGAGAAAGATTAGTTGTTGATTACAGAGCTGGAATTATTGAAGAGAAACATAAAGAGATGGATAGAAAAGATGAGCACTTAGCTAAGGAGATAGGGACAACTGGCAGTGGCTGTGGGCCGGCAAATGTTGATAGAGTTTTAAGAATATTAAAGCAGGCTAAGGATATTAAAGAGTTGGAAGATTACTTAGGAGATGTCTCTGAGCTAATAAATGACACCTTAGATAGAGGAGAGGATGTTTTAATTGAAGGGACACAGGGAACATTCCTCTCCCTTTATTATGGAACCTATCCTTATGTTACTTCTAAAGACACAACAGCCTCAACCTTTGCAGCTGATGTAGGAATTGGGCCAACAAGGGTTGATGATGTCATAGTTGTCTTTAAAAGCTTCCCTACAAGAGTAGGCTCAGGCCCCTTCCCAACAGAAATGCCATTAGAAGAGGCTGAAAGATTAGGGATAGTGGAATATGGGACAGTGACAGGAAGAAGGAGAAGAGTAGGATACTTTGACTTTGAGATGGCTAAGAAAGCTTGTAGATTGAATGGAGCTACACAGATAGCTTTAACAGGATTAGATAAGTATGATAAAGAATGCTATGGAGTTAAAGAGTTTGGAAAATTAACAAGAAGAGCTAAGGAGTTTATAGAGAAGATTGAGGAAGTGACTAAAGTGCCTGTAACCATTATCTCAACTGGGCCAGAGATAGAGCAAACAATAGACTTAAGAAAAGAAATTTAG
- a CDS encoding D-aminoacyl-tRNA deacylase, with the protein MKFLIVASTKDLASMNMAKHFDNVFIVEKELLDLTQDDLEKADFYIFLSKHRSLANKPSLTVHVPGNLTENCERGNPKEICPCSPELNTILLNKIKEKSLGLSYEVCFEVVHHTPTDLKGKAVFVEIGSSEKEWRDEKAGEVMAKAVKEAIEIIKNKNYEEKERVIGFGGGHYAPKFTKLALEGKYYFGYLVPKYAQVDEDVLNQMVEKSEVDKILIDWKGCRGEDKRRYINFFESLGIPWEKI; encoded by the coding sequence ATGAAGTTTTTAATTGTAGCCTCTACAAAAGACTTAGCAAGCATGAACATGGCTAAGCACTTTGACAATGTCTTTATAGTTGAGAAAGAGCTTTTAGATCTAACTCAGGATGATTTAGAGAAAGCAGATTTCTATATTTTTCTCTCTAAGCATAGAAGTTTAGCAAATAAGCCAAGCTTAACTGTCCATGTTCCTGGGAATTTAACAGAGAACTGTGAGAGAGGAAACCCTAAAGAGATTTGCCCATGCTCTCCAGAGTTAAATACAATCTTACTTAACAAAATTAAAGAGAAGAGCTTAGGGTTAAGTTATGAGGTTTGCTTTGAAGTGGTTCATCACACACCAACAGACTTAAAAGGAAAGGCTGTTTTTGTTGAAATTGGAAGCTCTGAAAAGGAGTGGAGAGATGAGAAAGCTGGAGAAGTGATGGCTAAAGCTGTTAAAGAAGCCATAGAGATAATTAAAAATAAAAACTATGAGGAGAAAGAGAGGGTTATAGGCTTTGGAGGAGGCCACTATGCCCCAAAATTCACAAAGTTAGCATTGGAGGGGAAGTATTACTTTGGCTACTTAGTTCCTAAGTATGCTCAAGTGGATGAAGATGTTCTGAACCAGATGGTTGAGAAGAGTGAAGTAGACAAGATATTAATAGATTGGAAAGGCTGTAGAGGAGAGGATAAGAGAAGATACATAAACTTTTTTGAATCCTTAGGGATACCATGGGAAAAGATCTAA
- a CDS encoding ACT domain-containing protein: MKVVVSVIGKDKPGIVAGISSVLAENNANILDISQTIMEGLFAMIMIVDISNIKGDFSSLKKKLVEKGKELGVEVIVQHEDIFKYMHRI; encoded by the coding sequence ATGAAAGTTGTGGTTTCAGTTATAGGTAAGGATAAACCTGGAATTGTGGCTGGAATCTCATCAGTCTTAGCTGAAAATAATGCTAACATCTTAGATATAAGTCAGACAATAATGGAAGGACTTTTTGCCATGATTATGATTGTAGATATCTCAAACATAAAAGGAGATTTTTCAAGCTTAAAAAAGAAGCTTGTTGAGAAGGGAAAAGAGTTAGGAGTTGAAGTTATAGTCCAACATGAAGATATATTCAAATACATGCATAGGATTTAA
- a CDS encoding MogA/MoaB family molybdenum cofactor biosynthesis protein, with translation MHKKVEPKFGVITVSTSRYKALCLGEEVRDESGTFLRNELKAKCYTIVPDNREMIKGAIDFFIDKFKVNCIVLTGGTGLEREDVTIETLKEMFEKELEGFKIIFQLLSYEEVRFRTILSRATAGIYRKTLIYSLPGSLNACKLGAKIIKEESSHILGHVVKE, from the coding sequence ATGCATAAAAAAGTGGAGCCAAAATTTGGGGTTATAACAGTAAGTACAAGCAGATATAAAGCTCTCTGCTTAGGAGAAGAAGTTAGAGATGAATCTGGGACTTTTTTAAGGAATGAGTTAAAGGCTAAGTGTTACACAATAGTGCCAGACAATAGAGAGATGATAAAAGGAGCTATAGACTTTTTTATAGACAAGTTTAAGGTTAACTGTATAGTCCTAACTGGGGGCACAGGTTTAGAAAGGGAAGATGTGACAATAGAAACCTTAAAGGAGATGTTTGAGAAAGAATTAGAAGGATTTAAAATTATCTTTCAATTATTAAGTTATGAAGAAGTGAGATTTAGAACAATACTATCAAGGGCTACTGCAGGAATTTATAGGAAAACTTTAATCTACTCTCTCCCAGGCTCTCTAAATGCCTGTAAGCTTGGAGCTAAGATTATTAAAGAAGAAAGTTCTCACATCTTAGGGCATGTGGTGAAAGAATGA
- a CDS encoding MBL fold metallo-hydrolase RNA specificity domain-containing protein: protein MVLLKFHGGCHQIGMSCVEVIGEKDRVFLDCGMMPDTGEIPKIDDNAPLIVSHAHLDHCGAIPFYNFKKIYCTPPTADLMFITWRDTLNLQKSFKEEDIQRALSSVECLNYYEEKKIGENLKFKLYNAGHILGSSSIYLEIDGKRILYTGDINESMQRTVRAADTDIDDIDILIIEATYGSPLDIKPARKVLERELVNEVKETIERGGKVIIPVFAVGRAQEILLVLNNYIRSGELEAKIFTDGSLIHATSIYLSYTDWLNPKLKNLIETGINPFGNVEKADESRIFKKDEPCVIVSTSGMVQGGPVLKYLRLLKDPKNKLILTGYQAEGTLGRALEEGIKEIKPFKNKIPIRGEVVKIEFSAHGDYNSLVRYIKKIPKPEKAIVMHGERYQSLAFAMTIWKNLKIPAYVPIKGTILPV from the coding sequence ATGGTTTTGCTTAAATTTCATGGAGGATGCCATCAGATAGGAATGAGTTGTGTAGAAGTTATAGGAGAGAAAGATAGAGTTTTCTTAGACTGTGGAATGATGCCTGACACTGGAGAGATTCCTAAGATAGATGATAATGCCCCTCTAATTGTTTCCCATGCTCACCTTGACCACTGTGGGGCTATTCCATTTTACAATTTTAAAAAGATTTATTGTACTCCTCCAACAGCTGATTTAATGTTTATCACTTGGAGAGACACACTAAATTTACAAAAGTCATTTAAAGAGGAAGATATTCAAAGAGCTCTATCTTCAGTGGAATGTCTCAACTACTATGAAGAGAAGAAGATAGGGGAGAATTTAAAATTTAAGCTCTACAATGCTGGCCACATCTTGGGAAGCTCTTCCATTTATTTAGAAATTGATGGAAAAAGAATTCTTTACACTGGAGATATTAATGAAAGTATGCAAAGAACTGTTAGGGCAGCAGATACTGACATTGATGACATAGACATCTTGATAATTGAAGCCACTTATGGATCTCCTTTAGATATAAAGCCTGCAAGGAAGGTTTTAGAGAGGGAATTGGTTAATGAGGTTAAAGAAACCATAGAAAGAGGAGGAAAGGTTATTATTCCAGTATTTGCTGTTGGTAGGGCTCAGGAGATATTGTTAGTTTTAAACAACTATATTAGATCTGGTGAGTTAGAGGCTAAGATATTTACTGATGGCTCACTGATTCATGCTACATCCATATACTTAAGCTATACAGATTGGCTAAATCCTAAGCTAAAAAACTTAATTGAGACTGGAATAAATCCATTTGGAAATGTAGAGAAAGCTGATGAGAGTAGAATCTTTAAAAAAGATGAGCCTTGTGTTATAGTTTCAACCTCTGGGATGGTTCAGGGGGGACCAGTTTTAAAGTATCTTAGGCTGTTAAAGGATCCCAAGAATAAGTTAATTCTAACTGGCTACCAAGCAGAGGGGACCTTAGGAAGGGCTTTAGAAGAAGGGATTAAAGAAATAAAGCCATTTAAGAATAAGATTCCAATTAGGGGAGAGGTGGTTAAGATAGAGTTTTCAGCCCATGGAGATTACAACTCCTTAGTAAGATATATAAAAAAGATTCCCAAGCCAGAGAAGGCTATAGTGATGCATGGAGAGAGATATCAAAGCTTAGCCTTTGCCATGACCATATGGAAAAATTTAAAGATTCCTGCTTATGTCCCTATTAAAGGGACTATTCTGCCAGTATAG
- a CDS encoding DUF2226 domain-containing protein, which yields MIKIVEGGFVSRFNEKIEFDNLIKAVSLGYIAVFSKENNKIKEGYLFISENKIIGVYIKDDKEYFGDVEKFKEFYKNLKGNILIEVYKYNKDKMNLMKWLYPQIFKVKEEKAKQEKKKEEERKKRKVKLKLGKLISEEKEFEKFLGEGYYLIHICKEIKDSFEQGYLIFKNKSLVGAIYENNFGIIFKENAKNYIDNLIRDSSSRVKIFKLSEEEFNKIFDLYPDAKLEIVEIREEAEEELKETFEELSREELLKKLGIKEPDEEWVEQIIEDIFRPTSEELVELQNQIREDIYNYLMSNENIEKAIVDVKVDWDKEYIIDINVQVSPKKILGFIKKDIPIDKIKYDINNKVRNIVSTGKIRINAKIV from the coding sequence ATGATTAAAATAGTAGAAGGAGGGTTTGTTAGTAGATTTAATGAGAAAATAGAATTTGATAATCTAATAAAGGCTGTTAGCTTAGGCTATATTGCAGTTTTTTCAAAGGAGAACAACAAAATAAAGGAAGGATACTTATTTATCTCTGAGAATAAAATTATTGGAGTTTATATTAAAGATGATAAGGAATACTTTGGAGATGTAGAGAAGTTTAAAGAGTTCTATAAAAATCTTAAAGGAAATATATTAATTGAAGTTTATAAGTATAATAAAGACAAAATGAATTTAATGAAGTGGCTCTATCCTCAAATATTTAAAGTTAAGGAAGAAAAAGCTAAACAAGAAAAGAAAAAAGAAGAAGAAAGGAAAAAGAGAAAAGTTAAGTTAAAGCTTGGAAAGCTAATTAGTGAAGAGAAAGAATTTGAAAAATTCTTAGGAGAAGGTTATTATTTAATTCATATTTGTAAGGAGATTAAAGACTCTTTTGAGCAAGGATATCTAATTTTTAAGAATAAATCTTTAGTTGGAGCTATCTATGAAAATAACTTTGGAATTATATTTAAAGAGAATGCTAAGAATTACATTGATAACCTAATAAGGGATAGTAGCTCAAGGGTAAAAATCTTTAAACTGTCTGAAGAGGAGTTTAATAAAATCTTTGATCTATATCCTGATGCTAAGTTGGAAATTGTAGAGATCAGAGAAGAGGCTGAGGAAGAGCTAAAAGAGACATTTGAAGAACTTTCAAGGGAGGAGCTTTTAAAGAAACTTGGGATAAAAGAGCCAGATGAGGAATGGGTTGAGCAAATTATAGAAGATATTTTTAGGCCAACATCAGAAGAACTTGTTGAGTTACAGAATCAAATAAGAGAGGATATATATAACTATTTAATGAGTAATGAAAATATTGAAAAGGCTATAGTTGATGTTAAGGTAGATTGGGATAAGGAATATATTATAGATATTAATGTACAAGTTTCTCCAAAGAAGATATTAGGATTTATTAAAAAAGATATTCCTATAGATAAAATTAAATATGATATAAATAATAAAGTTAGAAATATTGTTTCTACAGGAAAAATAAGGATAAATGCTAAAATAGTGTGA
- the ftsY gene encoding signal recognition particle-docking protein FtsY produces MFNLLREKFMKAAEKIKEKIYKKGEAEEVKKEEKVETKEEKKIEEKKEVKEEKSKGMSFFDRFKITRTIKRVIKKEVVIVEEDIEDILEELELELLEADVALEVVEKMIDSIKKELVGKKISPDDNVEEIVYNAVKNSILNILSREKIDLEEIIQKNRKEGKPTVIVFVGINGTGKTTSIAKLAYKLKNKGYSVVLAAGDTFRAGAIEQLEEHAKRIGVKVIKQKPGADAAAVIYDAIQHAKAKKIDVVLADTAGRQATNINLMDEIKKVVRVTKPDLVIFVADALTGNDAIFQAEEFNKAVGIDGVILTKVDADAKGGAAISIGYAIGKPILYLGVGQRYEDLIEFSPDFIIKKIFGEEDIKFSTEREF; encoded by the coding sequence ATGTTCAACTTGCTAAGAGAAAAGTTTATGAAAGCTGCAGAGAAGATAAAGGAGAAAATTTATAAGAAAGGAGAAGCTGAAGAGGTAAAAAAAGAGGAAAAAGTAGAAACTAAAGAGGAGAAGAAAATTGAAGAGAAAAAGGAAGTTAAGGAAGAGAAAAGTAAGGGGATGTCATTCTTTGATAGGTTTAAGATAACAAGAACTATAAAGAGAGTGATAAAAAAAGAGGTTGTAATAGTTGAGGAAGATATAGAAGATATCTTAGAAGAGCTTGAGTTAGAACTGTTAGAGGCTGATGTTGCTTTAGAAGTTGTTGAGAAGATGATAGATTCTATAAAGAAGGAGCTTGTTGGTAAAAAGATAAGCCCTGATGACAATGTTGAAGAAATTGTCTATAATGCTGTCAAGAACTCTATTTTAAATATCTTATCAAGGGAGAAGATAGATCTTGAAGAAATTATACAAAAGAATAGAAAGGAGGGAAAGCCAACAGTTATAGTTTTTGTTGGAATTAATGGGACTGGAAAGACTACAAGTATAGCTAAGTTAGCATATAAGTTAAAGAATAAGGGTTACTCTGTTGTCTTAGCTGCTGGAGACACATTTAGAGCTGGAGCTATTGAGCAGTTGGAAGAGCATGCTAAGAGGATAGGAGTTAAAGTTATAAAACAAAAACCTGGAGCTGATGCTGCAGCTGTTATATATGATGCTATTCAACATGCGAAGGCTAAAAAGATTGATGTAGTTCTTGCAGACACTGCTGGAAGGCAGGCAACAAATATAAATTTAATGGATGAGATAAAGAAAGTTGTTAGGGTTACTAAGCCTGACTTAGTCATCTTTGTAGCTGATGCCTTAACTGGAAATGATGCCATCTTTCAGGCTGAAGAGTTTAATAAAGCTGTTGGTATTGATGGAGTTATCCTAACCAAAGTTGATGCTGATGCTAAGGGAGGGGCTGCTATCTCTATAGGTTATGCTATAGGGAAGCCAATACTATACTTAGGAGTTGGGCAAAGGTATGAAGATTTAATAGAGTTCTCTCCAGACTTCATTATAAAGAAAATCTTTGGAGAAGAAGATATTAAGTTTTCAACAGAAAGAGAATTTTAA